A single window of Rhizobium sp. CCGE531 DNA harbors:
- a CDS encoding invasion associated locus B family protein gives MTFSALAKTYAIRSLASAVLVSSALYTLPGFAQQQPAPAANPPSGTGTAQSPAAAASEQQPAPQARVQKFDDWYYRCIDGKAADGSTATHCEVAQIATVKQGDQDVNILTLAIAKATDAPVTSNKKAAKQPAGDLVLTALVPLNMYIPAGLGIDAAEKPVVQLAYRNCNQAGCWSQQKLDGKMVAALTKAADGTGHVQMMNGQKVNIKFSLKGLPAALDALQKTTSN, from the coding sequence ATGACGTTTTCGGCGCTGGCAAAGACATATGCCATTAGGTCCCTCGCATCCGCAGTCCTCGTCTCATCAGCACTCTACACATTGCCCGGCTTTGCCCAGCAGCAGCCTGCGCCAGCTGCGAATCCGCCTTCCGGCACGGGCACTGCGCAAAGTCCGGCTGCAGCTGCAAGCGAACAACAGCCAGCTCCGCAGGCGCGCGTGCAGAAGTTCGACGACTGGTATTATCGCTGCATCGACGGCAAGGCGGCCGATGGCTCGACGGCGACGCATTGCGAAGTGGCGCAGATTGCCACGGTCAAGCAGGGCGATCAGGACGTCAACATCCTGACGCTGGCGATCGCCAAGGCGACGGATGCGCCGGTGACATCGAACAAGAAGGCAGCGAAACAGCCGGCCGGCGATCTCGTGCTGACAGCGCTCGTGCCGCTCAACATGTACATTCCCGCGGGTCTTGGCATCGATGCCGCCGAGAAGCCGGTGGTGCAGCTTGCCTATCGCAACTGCAACCAGGCCGGCTGCTGGTCGCAGCAGAAGCTGGACGGCAAGATGGTCGCAGCGCTGACCAAGGCTGCCGACGGCACCGGCCACGTCCAGATGATGAATGGCCAGAAGGTCAACATCAAATTCTCGCTGAAGGGATTGCCGGCGGCGCTCGATGCGCTGCAGAAGACCACTTCCAACTGA
- a CDS encoding ShlB/FhaC/HecB family hemolysin secretion/activation protein has translation MTSARRSAAARYDLVMIASTLLAAVFVVSPAMAQTAPSTPNDDFVRRQAQEAEQQRLKALGEMTPKPSAAEAQQPAVPSGKKAGPCFAITGVEVAGVKQFSAATIDKVTAPYANRCVGVGEINGLLRDLTHLYLDKGFVSSRVYVPAQDIAGTKVLRLVAIEGTLADIYINGKPARDSGVMGSGVMGSGVLATAFPGMKGEITNLRDIEQGLDQINRLTSNNAKTAMLPGKTDGTSILNIENKPDHPWHLSFGNSNLGQAQTGYSKSSASVGYDNLFGVNDQWNFSYEHSGPDYPWRDDGLGKSNSYSGNVSVPYGYWTFSANGSWYEYDSTVPGNFGPLNTSGDSKQVGIGADRVIFRDKDSITTLNSGLTYKETNNFLLGNKIEVGSRKYTVGVAGISHSRRMLGGLWVFDLSYSQGLNLFDAVGPGDAGAGDADPRFSKFTGTITVTRPFELADQRFEVNSLVTGQYSPDNLFGAEQISVGGYSSVRGTRETMLYGNNGFFIRNDLVWRTQPFADNADLARIFGEFRPYVGLDYGRIARQARYRIEGGDMLGWTVGAKLAGGHVNFDIGYSDVLGGTVDKNNTGLIFVSSSVRW, from the coding sequence ATGACGTCAGCCCGGCGATCTGCTGCCGCTCGGTACGATCTCGTTATGATCGCCAGTACTCTGCTGGCGGCGGTTTTTGTTGTTTCGCCCGCAATGGCGCAAACAGCGCCATCGACACCCAATGACGACTTCGTGCGCCGGCAGGCGCAGGAGGCCGAGCAGCAGCGCCTGAAGGCCCTCGGCGAGATGACGCCGAAGCCATCCGCGGCCGAAGCCCAGCAACCGGCTGTTCCGAGCGGCAAGAAGGCCGGCCCCTGTTTTGCGATCACCGGTGTCGAGGTGGCGGGGGTGAAGCAGTTCTCGGCTGCCACCATCGACAAGGTCACCGCACCTTATGCGAACCGCTGTGTCGGCGTCGGTGAGATCAACGGGCTGTTGCGCGACCTGACGCATCTTTATCTCGACAAGGGGTTCGTGAGCTCGCGCGTCTACGTGCCGGCGCAGGATATCGCCGGGACCAAGGTGCTGCGCCTGGTCGCCATCGAAGGCACGCTGGCCGACATCTACATCAACGGCAAGCCGGCGCGAGATTCCGGTGTGATGGGTTCGGGTGTAATGGGTTCGGGTGTGCTGGCAACCGCCTTTCCCGGCATGAAGGGCGAGATCACCAATCTGCGCGACATCGAGCAGGGTCTCGACCAGATCAACCGCCTGACCTCCAACAATGCCAAGACGGCGATGCTGCCGGGAAAGACCGATGGCACCTCGATCCTCAATATCGAGAACAAGCCGGATCATCCATGGCACCTGTCCTTCGGCAACAGCAATCTCGGTCAAGCGCAGACGGGATACTCCAAGTCTTCCGCCTCCGTCGGCTATGACAATCTCTTCGGCGTGAATGACCAATGGAATTTTTCATACGAGCATAGCGGCCCGGACTATCCCTGGCGGGACGACGGCCTCGGCAAGAGCAACAGCTATTCCGGCAATGTCAGCGTGCCCTATGGTTATTGGACGTTCTCGGCGAACGGTTCCTGGTACGAATACGACAGCACGGTTCCGGGGAATTTCGGGCCGCTCAATACCTCGGGCGATTCCAAGCAGGTGGGGATCGGCGCCGATCGGGTGATTTTCCGCGACAAGGATTCGATCACCACCCTCAATAGCGGCCTGACCTACAAGGAAACCAACAATTTCCTGCTCGGCAATAAAATAGAGGTCGGCAGCCGCAAATATACGGTCGGGGTAGCAGGCATCTCGCATTCGCGCCGCATGCTGGGTGGCCTCTGGGTCTTCGACCTTTCCTATAGCCAGGGGCTGAACCTGTTCGATGCGGTCGGTCCGGGGGATGCCGGGGCAGGGGATGCGGATCCTCGCTTTTCGAAGTTCACCGGCACGATCACCGTGACACGACCTTTCGAGCTTGCCGACCAGCGCTTCGAGGTCAATTCGCTCGTCACCGGACAATATTCTCCCGACAACCTGTTCGGGGCCGAGCAGATCTCGGTCGGCGGTTATTCCTCGGTGCGCGGCACGCGCGAGACGATGCTCTACGGCAATAACGGCTTCTTCATCCGCAACGATCTCGTCTGGCGCACGCAGCCGTTTGCCGACAATGCAGATCTCGCCAGGATCTTTGGCGAGTTCCGGCCTTATGTCGGCCTCGATTATGGGCGGATCGCACGCCAAGCGCGCTACCGCATCGAGGGCGGCGACATGCTCGGCTGGACGGTCGGCGCCAAGCTCGCCGGCGGTCACGTCAATTTCGATATCGGTTATTCGGATGTGCTCGGCGGCACGGTCGACAAAAACAATACAGGGCTGATCTTCGTCAGCTCATCCGTACGTTGGTAA